In a genomic window of Mucilaginibacter sp. KACC 22063:
- a CDS encoding MGMT family protein has protein sequence MKDENFFEHVWEVTRQIPKGRVTSYGAIAKVLGVGNLSRMVGHAMGECGKANPPVPYYRVVNSSGHLTGDPSSADKRQQLLEEEGIEVKNLKVQNFKKVFWDPVKELNYE, from the coding sequence ATGAAAGATGAAAACTTTTTTGAGCATGTTTGGGAAGTTACCCGCCAGATACCCAAAGGCAGGGTAACATCTTATGGTGCCATTGCAAAGGTACTTGGCGTGGGTAATTTGTCGCGCATGGTGGGCCATGCTATGGGGGAATGTGGCAAAGCTAATCCGCCTGTGCCTTATTACCGCGTTGTAAACAGCAGCGGCCATTTAACCGGCGATCCATCATCGGCAGATAAAAGGCAACAGCTCCTTGAAGAAGAAGGCATAGAGGTAAAGAACCTCAAGGTGCAAAATTTCAAAAAAGTATTTTGGGATCCGGTTAAAGAGCTTAATTACGAGTGA
- a CDS encoding VOC family protein, translated as MINFKRTDHIHICVPAERLEEARLFYTDVIGLRQIERAVELTDEGLWFQAGDIELHIGVEAHRFDTMRHTAFEVTDLDAARKHLEKHGVKFKEQRKIANRNRFAFIDPFGNQMELLEYHS; from the coding sequence GTGATCAATTTTAAACGTACCGACCATATCCATATTTGTGTGCCTGCCGAAAGACTGGAAGAGGCACGCTTGTTTTATACTGATGTAATCGGGCTTCGGCAAATAGAACGTGCTGTGGAACTAACAGACGAAGGTTTATGGTTTCAGGCCGGGGATATTGAGTTGCATATTGGCGTTGAAGCACACAGGTTTGATACCATGCGCCACACCGCTTTTGAAGTAACCGACCTTGATGCGGCCCGCAAGCACCTGGAAAAACACGGCGTAAAATTTAAAGAGCAGAGAAAGATTGCCAACCGCAACCGCTTTGCTTTTATTGATCCCTTCGGCAACCAGATGGAGTTACTGGAATATCACTCGTAA
- the tilS gene encoding tRNA lysidine(34) synthetase TilS: MLPLARFNAFIQQHQLFDKQSTILAAVSGGVDSVLMATLLHACGYNFAIAHCNFMLRGDEALRDQQFCKNLADEYGVPFYTTNFDTTKYATEHKLSIQMAARNLRYQWFEQLRQQHSYDVITLAHHQNDTIETILLNLTRGTGIAGLHGIKPRNSNLVRPMLGFTREEIAQAVADEKLSFVEDSSNSSVKYARNKIRHDVIPKLKELNPNLENTFQEHLQHFAELEQLFEAKLEEIRKTAFTYHKGEVHIPINALKALSPMHLLLNGLLKPFGFNDTTTNDVIASLDKHSGRRFEAPLWLLILDREKLIISPKGKNTASEVFINENDTDVAFGIYKFNISKAELPYEIKREPMVAAVDAGLLVYPLVLRTWQPGSYFYPLGMKARKKLSDFFISLKTPLHSKSEIPLLVNGNGDIIWVAGLRIDNRYKITAETKKIAIFELTESA; this comes from the coding sequence ATGCTACCATTAGCAAGGTTTAATGCCTTTATACAGCAACACCAGCTTTTTGACAAGCAAAGTACAATACTTGCCGCAGTAAGTGGTGGTGTCGACTCTGTTTTGATGGCTACCTTGTTGCATGCCTGCGGTTACAACTTTGCCATAGCACACTGCAATTTTATGTTACGCGGCGATGAAGCTTTGCGCGACCAGCAATTTTGCAAGAATCTGGCTGATGAGTATGGCGTGCCATTTTACACTACAAACTTCGATACAACTAAATACGCTACAGAACATAAGTTATCTATACAGATGGCGGCGCGAAACCTGCGTTACCAGTGGTTTGAACAATTAAGGCAGCAGCATAGTTATGATGTTATTACGTTAGCGCATCATCAGAACGATACAATAGAAACAATATTGCTGAACCTTACCCGTGGTACAGGTATTGCAGGTTTGCATGGCATTAAACCCCGTAACAGTAATTTGGTACGGCCGATGCTTGGCTTTACGCGCGAGGAAATAGCACAGGCTGTAGCAGATGAAAAACTCAGCTTTGTTGAAGACAGCTCTAATTCGTCGGTTAAATACGCGCGTAACAAGATCAGGCACGATGTGATTCCAAAGCTAAAAGAGCTTAACCCTAATCTTGAAAATACCTTCCAGGAGCATTTGCAGCATTTTGCCGAGCTTGAACAACTGTTTGAAGCCAAGTTGGAAGAAATACGCAAAACGGCATTTACTTATCACAAAGGTGAGGTGCATATACCGATTAATGCGCTTAAAGCATTGTCGCCCATGCATTTGCTCCTGAATGGTTTGTTAAAACCTTTTGGATTTAATGATACAACCACAAATGATGTTATTGCAAGCCTCGATAAGCATTCGGGCCGAAGGTTTGAAGCCCCGCTTTGGCTGTTAATCCTGGATAGAGAAAAGCTGATCATTTCTCCTAAAGGGAAAAATACGGCAAGCGAAGTCTTTATTAATGAAAATGATACGGATGTTGCATTTGGCATCTACAAATTCAATATATCTAAAGCAGAACTGCCTTACGAGATTAAGCGTGAACCTATGGTAGCGGCAGTTGATGCCGGGCTTTTGGTTTATCCCTTAGTGTTGCGTACATGGCAGCCCGGCAGTTATTTTTACCCTTTAGGCATGAAGGCAAGAAAAAAGCTGAGCGACTTTTTCATCAGTCTTAAAACGCCCCTACACAGTAAAAGCGAGATCCCTTTATTAGTTAATGGCAATGGCGATATTATATGGGTTGCTGGCCTGCGGATCGACAACAGGTATAAAATAACAGCCGAAACTAAAAAAATAGCTATCTTCGAATTAACTGAAAGCGCATGA
- a CDS encoding OstA-like protein has product MVKYLFTCLLLFTGLLAFSQQQKKKSVINLVRSDRSQGIKRNGEDVIKVYNGVFKQEFSTLRSDSAYIYPQRNTFEAYGHVNINQGDTLNIYSDKLNYNENTHIAILTDNVKMVDKDATLTTNYLTYNTATRIGTYTGGGKLVNKDNTLTSTNGYYFAFSRDSYFRYNVTLTTVDALIKTDTLRYNTGSRIAYFYGPTHIYGKKKDTLYTENGNYNTITEQAYFGKKNLYTQETKSLKGDSLFYDRLKGFGRAIKNVVFNDNEQKITLHGQIGTFTNADQRAVVTRNPWVTIITEEKDTTKTDTVKKATKDKKEVKNKQQPVLKPAPNTKALTTELKQETPADKPKVATTPVVTAADSAKQQAKTNNKKPALKAKSGDKPLAVKDTAKIKRDTIYMVADTLETRTLTYKELKTLQERVRMLNDTSAAARKALATARALKNPSKFLTAITPKIPSDTSFRHREFFGKPAPKAAPKNTKVAVANGKKTAADSLKRKPTIAKTDSVNLLHTYKLSDTTHVRILIGHYNAKIYKSDLQAKADSIFYSSSDSTIRCFDHPMLWSQGSQMSGDTILLQMKNKKLDNMDIYPSSFIVNTEKDDTTHFNQIAGKKMKGYFADNKLSRMFVSGNAESIYFQRDSLGAVTDMQRSLSSLIRANFKNNELQNLKFSGKPEHRDGPLNKFKEDEQILKGFIWKPHDRPESKEQLIPELDKEHKYKHNISAPKLVPGNTGKGKPVTKPAGNVPASKDSVGTNIKAKPVPAAQDSVGVKVNTKPGSASKDSTAAQSGSKPAVVTPAQKQPATQQNGRRVIQNVIIQPKPSTAPLPEDTTSKKPM; this is encoded by the coding sequence GTGGTAAAATATCTGTTCACTTGTTTATTGCTTTTCACCGGATTACTGGCTTTTAGTCAGCAGCAGAAAAAGAAATCCGTAATTAACCTGGTCCGCTCAGACCGGAGCCAGGGGATAAAACGCAATGGCGAGGACGTTATAAAAGTATACAACGGTGTTTTTAAGCAGGAGTTTTCTACCCTGCGGTCAGACAGTGCCTACATTTATCCGCAACGAAACACGTTTGAAGCCTACGGCCATGTTAACATCAACCAGGGTGATACGCTGAATATCTATTCAGATAAATTGAATTATAATGAAAATACGCACATTGCAATACTGACCGACAATGTGAAAATGGTGGATAAAGATGCCACGCTTACCACCAATTATCTTACCTATAATACCGCTACACGTATTGGTACATATACCGGCGGTGGTAAACTGGTAAATAAGGACAATACCTTGACCAGTACCAACGGCTATTACTTTGCCTTCAGCCGCGATTCTTATTTCCGTTATAATGTCACCTTAACTACGGTTGATGCGCTGATCAAGACAGATACGCTTCGGTACAATACCGGCAGCAGGATCGCCTATTTTTATGGTCCGACACATATTTATGGCAAGAAAAAGGATACGCTTTATACAGAGAACGGAAACTACAATACGATAACAGAACAGGCTTATTTCGGTAAAAAGAACCTGTATACCCAGGAAACAAAATCGTTAAAAGGGGACAGCCTTTTTTACGACAGGCTGAAAGGTTTTGGCCGGGCTATTAAAAACGTAGTGTTTAACGATAATGAGCAGAAAATAACATTGCATGGCCAGATCGGCACGTTTACAAATGCCGACCAGCGTGCGGTAGTAACACGCAATCCCTGGGTAACTATTATTACAGAAGAGAAAGACACCACTAAAACGGATACCGTTAAAAAAGCTACTAAAGACAAAAAGGAAGTTAAAAACAAGCAACAGCCTGTTTTAAAGCCAGCTCCCAATACCAAAGCTTTAACCACCGAACTTAAACAAGAAACACCGGCTGATAAACCTAAAGTTGCGACAACACCTGTGGTTACAGCAGCCGATTCTGCAAAGCAGCAGGCTAAAACAAATAATAAGAAACCGGCGCTCAAAGCAAAATCTGGAGATAAGCCATTAGCCGTAAAAGACACCGCAAAAATAAAGCGCGATACCATTTATATGGTTGCCGACACGCTGGAAACGCGGACGCTGACCTATAAAGAACTAAAGACGCTGCAGGAGAGGGTTCGCATGCTTAATGATACCTCTGCAGCTGCGCGTAAAGCGTTGGCTACGGCGAGGGCGTTGAAGAATCCATCGAAATTTTTAACGGCAATTACTCCTAAAATACCATCGGATACCAGTTTCAGGCATCGCGAATTTTTTGGTAAGCCTGCACCAAAAGCGGCCCCGAAAAATACCAAAGTTGCAGTCGCCAACGGCAAAAAGACGGCAGCCGATTCCCTGAAACGCAAGCCAACGATAGCTAAAACCGATTCGGTTAATTTGTTGCACACATACAAACTGAGCGATACCACACATGTGCGTATTCTGATCGGGCATTATAACGCCAAGATCTACAAGTCAGATCTGCAGGCAAAGGCCGATTCAATATTCTACAGTTCAAGTGACTCCACCATCCGATGTTTTGATCATCCTATGTTGTGGTCGCAGGGTTCGCAAATGTCGGGCGATACCATTTTATTGCAGATGAAGAATAAAAAGCTGGATAATATGGACATCTATCCTTCGTCGTTTATTGTGAATACGGAGAAAGACGACACTACGCATTTTAACCAGATAGCCGGTAAGAAGATGAAGGGCTATTTTGCTGATAATAAACTGAGCCGGATGTTTGTATCGGGCAATGCTGAGAGTATCTATTTTCAGCGGGACAGTTTAGGTGCGGTGACAGATATGCAGCGTTCGTTATCCAGCCTGATACGCGCCAACTTTAAAAATAACGAACTGCAAAACCTGAAATTTTCGGGCAAGCCGGAGCATCGCGACGGCCCGTTAAATAAGTTTAAGGAAGACGAGCAGATACTCAAAGGCTTCATCTGGAAACCGCATGACAGGCCCGAGTCAAAAGAGCAACTGATACCAGAGCTTGACAAGGAACATAAGTATAAGCATAATATATCGGCGCCGAAATTAGTGCCGGGCAATACAGGAAAAGGCAAGCCCGTGACCAAGCCAGCGGGCAATGTACCTGCTTCCAAGGATTCGGTTGGTACTAATATCAAAGCCAAGCCTGTACCGGCCGCGCAGGATTCTGTAGGCGTAAAAGTAAATACCAAGCCTGGATCCGCATCAAAGGACTCTACCGCTGCGCAAAGTGGCAGTAAACCGGCCGTTGTTACACCTGCACAAAAGCAGCCTGCAACACAGCAGAATGGCAGGAGGGTGATACAGAATGTAATTATTCAGCCGAAGCCTTCAACCGCGCCACTGCCGGAAGATACAACCAGTAAAAAGCCCATGTAA
- a CDS encoding lactonase family protein, translating into MKKLTVLAMILAPAMLLAQKKAPSTYDLVIGTYTKGKSQGIQVYRFYTETGKLAYLSQVPTSNPSYVTVSNDNKFVYAVNEDGKDGGVSAFKFDANTGVLTFINKQSSQGADPCYIAVDKAKKNLLVANYSSGNLTVLPVNKDGSVSAVSQNLQDEGKGPNASRQEKAHVHMGAFTPDEKFVLYTDLGIDKVNVARYKANAEKPLQLLPQNAATVMGGHGPRHFVFSNDRKFVYLVTEMGSQIYSYKYDDGKLKQIQSVTMLPDGFSGDTGAAAIKISPDGRFLYASNRGAADDIVIYSINKESGMLTYVDRVSSLGNNPRDFAIDPTGNFLLVANQDSDNIVVYKINQSTGKLTLTATRVDIGNPVCLKFTSAQ; encoded by the coding sequence ATGAAAAAACTTACTGTACTTGCTATGATACTTGCACCGGCAATGCTGTTAGCCCAGAAGAAGGCCCCCTCTACATATGACCTTGTAATAGGTACTTATACTAAAGGCAAAAGCCAGGGTATACAGGTGTACCGTTTTTATACTGAAACAGGCAAATTAGCTTACTTAAGCCAGGTGCCAACAAGTAATCCATCTTATGTTACAGTAAGCAATGACAATAAATTTGTTTATGCCGTTAACGAAGATGGTAAAGATGGCGGCGTAAGTGCGTTTAAGTTTGATGCCAACACAGGTGTCTTAACTTTTATCAATAAGCAATCATCACAAGGGGCAGATCCATGCTATATAGCTGTTGACAAAGCAAAGAAAAACCTGCTGGTAGCTAATTACTCAAGCGGAAACTTAACCGTGCTGCCTGTAAATAAAGATGGATCAGTTTCCGCAGTATCACAAAACCTTCAGGATGAAGGCAAGGGCCCTAATGCGTCCCGTCAGGAAAAAGCACACGTACACATGGGTGCATTCACTCCCGATGAAAAGTTTGTTTTGTATACTGATCTGGGTATTGATAAGGTGAATGTTGCCCGCTACAAAGCGAATGCTGAAAAACCATTGCAATTGTTGCCGCAAAATGCAGCAACAGTGATGGGTGGCCATGGCCCGCGCCATTTTGTTTTCTCAAACGACCGTAAGTTTGTTTATCTGGTTACAGAAATGGGATCGCAGATATATAGTTATAAATATGATGATGGCAAGCTTAAACAAATACAATCGGTTACCATGCTGCCTGACGGCTTTAGCGGAGATACCGGAGCTGCTGCCATTAAAATATCGCCAGATGGCCGTTTTCTTTATGCTTCGAACAGAGGCGCAGCTGATGATATTGTAATTTATTCGATCAACAAAGAAAGCGGTATGCTAACTTACGTAGACAGGGTTTCTTCATTGGGCAATAATCCACGTGATTTTGCGATTGACCCTACCGGTAATTTCTTATTGGTTGCCAACCAGGATTCAGATAATATCGTGGTTTATAAGATTAATCAATCTACCGGTAAATTAACATTAACCGCTACAAGAGTTGATATTGGCAACCCGGTTTGCCTGAAGTTTACATCAGCTCAATAA
- the bshA gene encoding N-acetyl-alpha-D-glucosaminyl L-malate synthase BshA, whose translation MKIGIVCYPTFGGSGVVATELGKALANRGHQVHFVTYNQPARLDLFSENLFYHEVAVSKYPLFDFPPYELALASRLVDVVRFEKLDVLHVHYAIPHASAAFMAKQILATYGISIPVVTTLHGTDITLVGNDRTYKPVVEFSINKSDGVTSVSEHLKQDTYRFFDIQKDIRVITNFIDLSRFSLKPKDHFKKAIAPEGEKILIHTSNFRKVKRAQDVIRIFAKVLESIPSKLLMVGDGQDRPECEQLARDLNVTNSVRFLGKQDAVEEILSVSDLFLMPSQSESFGLAALEAMACKVPVISSNAGGLPELNIEGVTGFLCDVADVDGMAKRAIYMLQDEERLATFKENALAHARTFELSNILPQYEQMYHEVISNLKPVTTAP comes from the coding sequence ATGAAAATCGGAATAGTTTGCTACCCAACATTTGGCGGCAGCGGTGTTGTAGCTACAGAACTTGGCAAGGCATTGGCCAATCGCGGCCACCAGGTGCATTTTGTCACTTATAATCAGCCGGCCCGCCTCGATCTGTTTTCCGAAAACCTTTTTTACCACGAAGTTGCCGTAAGTAAATACCCATTGTTTGATTTTCCGCCTTATGAACTTGCCCTTGCCAGCCGTCTGGTTGATGTAGTGCGGTTTGAAAAGCTGGATGTACTGCACGTACACTATGCTATTCCGCATGCTTCGGCGGCATTTATGGCTAAACAAATACTGGCTACCTATGGCATCAGCATCCCGGTGGTTACCACTTTACACGGTACCGATATTACTTTAGTGGGTAATGACCGCACATACAAACCGGTGGTTGAATTCTCCATTAATAAAAGTGATGGTGTAACATCTGTCTCGGAGCATTTGAAACAGGATACTTACCGCTTTTTTGATATTCAAAAAGACATAAGGGTAATTACCAACTTTATTGATCTGAGCCGTTTCAGCCTTAAACCTAAAGACCACTTTAAAAAGGCAATAGCACCAGAGGGTGAAAAGATACTTATACATACCTCCAATTTCCGGAAGGTAAAACGTGCGCAGGATGTGATCCGCATTTTTGCTAAGGTATTGGAGTCTATCCCATCAAAATTACTGATGGTGGGCGACGGACAAGACCGCCCCGAATGTGAGCAACTGGCCCGCGACCTTAACGTTACTAATAGCGTTCGTTTTTTGGGAAAACAGGATGCCGTTGAAGAGATCCTTTCCGTATCGGATCTGTTCCTGATGCCTTCTCAATCTGAAAGTTTTGGTCTGGCTGCCCTTGAAGCGATGGCTTGCAAAGTGCCTGTCATCAGCTCAAACGCCGGAGGTTTGCCCGAGTTAAATATCGAAGGCGTTACCGGTTTTCTGTGTGACGTGGCTGATGTTGATGGCATGGCAAAGCGTGCCATTTATATGCTGCAAGACGAGGAACGGTTGGCTACCTTTAAAGAGAATGCATTGGCCCATGCCCGCACCTTCGAACTGTCAAACATATTACCGCAGTATGAGCAGATGTACCACGAAGTGATCAGCAATTTAAAACCTGTAACAACGGCTCCGTAA
- a CDS encoding DUF3606 domain-containing protein: MAKKGSKVERREVNSSQPYEVKYLAEKLGVSSQAITGAKRATGSNDRAEIEKYIKNKKK, encoded by the coding sequence ATGGCAAAAAAGGGATCAAAGGTTGAAAGACGGGAAGTAAACTCGTCGCAGCCATATGAAGTTAAATACCTGGCCGAAAAGCTGGGTGTCAGTTCGCAGGCTATTACAGGTGCCAAACGTGCAACCGGCTCAAATGACAGGGCCGAAATTGAAAAATACATCAAGAATAAAAAGAAATGA
- a CDS encoding serine hydrolase domain-containing protein, which yields MKKNRQQIVLFLLGAILGVQSACAQQPVSLTSQQFLTEKKAAEKSTVLLNNEMQVIPLKKLEDAKVAAVHFKYSYSAAFDSLLNKYTHVELINANSYKGDQIANLSQDLKLYNTVVFELTENDMGNTALLDFIRSSQQLKNVIIAYYGAGRALSALNDITAPIIWSEQASYMTAMYVPQVIFGGIAATEKLPKSFSAKYSKGAGFNTEKIRLQYTIPEEAGINSNNLNNSIDLIAQEAIRQHATPGCVVLVARDGKVIFNKAYGYHTYDTTGLPDKITDIFDMASVTKVSATTPEVMKLYDEGRINLDSTMSTYLPAALNTNKRDIHVRELMLHQAGLIPYIPFYEKLRPEDHSSDSSAAYPTKVADGYYLRKDYYKDVMLPQMLNSALRTRGQYVYSDLSMYFMKEIVEAITATPLNVYTQQNFYNPLGMQTAGFLPRNRFKPDQIIPTEDDTYFRHSLLIGYVHDQGAGMVGGVSGHAGFFASANDEAILFEMYRNKGSYGGVQYIKPETVEMFTSRQSNVSRRGLGFDGWGPLADSHYPSHEANPGTFGHTGYTGTCVWVDPKEKLVYVFLSNRVNPKVSDKLGSLNIRPRIMDAIYDAINKGM from the coding sequence ATGAAAAAAAATAGGCAGCAGATTGTGCTGTTTTTGTTAGGTGCTATTCTTGGTGTACAATCGGCCTGTGCACAACAACCAGTAAGTTTAACCAGTCAGCAATTCTTAACTGAGAAAAAAGCCGCCGAAAAATCTACCGTTCTGTTAAATAATGAAATGCAGGTGATCCCGCTTAAAAAGCTTGAGGATGCAAAAGTGGCTGCCGTACATTTCAAATATTCTTACTCGGCAGCATTTGATAGCCTGCTGAATAAATACACACACGTAGAACTTATCAACGCCAATAGTTATAAAGGGGACCAGATCGCCAATCTGTCCCAGGACCTAAAGCTTTATAACACCGTTGTTTTCGAACTTACTGAAAACGACATGGGCAACACAGCCCTACTTGATTTCATCAGGTCGAGCCAGCAGCTTAAAAACGTAATCATAGCTTACTACGGCGCCGGGCGCGCACTGTCGGCATTAAATGATATTACTGCGCCGATCATCTGGTCTGAACAGGCATCGTACATGACAGCCATGTACGTTCCGCAGGTAATTTTCGGTGGTATAGCAGCTACTGAGAAACTGCCTAAAAGCTTTTCGGCAAAATACTCAAAAGGTGCAGGCTTCAATACCGAGAAGATTCGCCTTCAGTATACCATACCAGAAGAGGCCGGTATTAACTCAAATAACCTGAATAACAGCATTGACCTTATTGCGCAGGAAGCCATCAGGCAGCATGCCACGCCGGGATGCGTTGTGCTGGTTGCCAGGGATGGTAAGGTGATCTTTAATAAGGCTTACGGTTATCATACTTATGATACCACCGGTTTGCCTGATAAGATTACCGACATATTCGATATGGCATCGGTTACCAAGGTTTCGGCTACTACGCCAGAGGTAATGAAGTTGTATGATGAAGGTCGTATCAACCTCGACTCCACCATGAGCACTTACCTGCCGGCAGCACTTAATACTAATAAACGTGATATACACGTACGCGAACTGATGCTGCACCAGGCAGGCCTGATACCTTATATTCCTTTTTATGAAAAGCTGCGTCCCGAAGACCACAGCAGTGACTCATCGGCAGCTTACCCAACTAAAGTAGCCGACGGCTATTACCTGCGTAAAGATTATTACAAGGATGTAATGCTGCCGCAAATGCTTAACTCGGCCCTACGTACACGCGGGCAGTATGTATATAGTGACCTGAGCATGTATTTTATGAAAGAGATTGTGGAAGCCATCACAGCCACACCGCTTAATGTATATACACAGCAGAACTTTTACAACCCGTTGGGTATGCAAACAGCTGGCTTTTTACCACGCAACAGGTTTAAACCAGATCAGATCATCCCGACTGAGGACGATACCTATTTCAGACACAGCTTACTGATTGGTTATGTGCATGACCAGGGTGCAGGTATGGTAGGCGGCGTGTCTGGCCATGCCGGTTTCTTTGCCAGTGCAAATGATGAGGCCATATTATTCGAGATGTATAGGAATAAAGGCAGTTATGGTGGCGTGCAATACATTAAGCCTGAAACTGTGGAAATGTTCACCTCAAGGCAGTCGAACGTGAGCCGCCGTGGATTAGGTTTTGACGGCTGGGGGCCACTTGCAGATAGCCATTATCCATCGCACGAAGCTAACCCGGGCACCTTTGGGCATACCGGCTATACAGGTACCTGCGTTTGGGTTGACCCGAAAGAGAAACTGGTTTATGTTTTCCTTTCTAACAGGGTTAATCCGAAAGTATCTGATAAGCTGGGCAGCCTTAACATCCGTCCCCGCATTATGGATGCCATTTATGATGCGATTAACAAAGGGATGTAA
- a CDS encoding amidohydrolase, with protein sequence MFAVLKKNTSLLILAALLAACQQKKEYNADLLVKNALVYTVDSNFTTANAFVVTNGKIAAVGKLDTLEKKYLAKEVIDAGGNPVYPGFIDAHTHFYEYGMTLQEVNLTGTQSWNEIIDSTIVFSKRNTEGWIIGHGWDQNDWKEKQYPDKAKLDSLFPVRPVLLSRIDGHAAIANQAALNIAGIKPGQTINGGQIETIKGKLTGILVDNAVQLVEHKIPEPTEAMVDQAFVDAQRNCFAVGLTTVDDCGLPYTMVNTIAQLQHKGSLKMRMYVMLSDNPASFEYLFKRGAFKTPRLNVRAFKVYADGALGSRGACLLQPYSDRKDWKGFLRSKPEHFQEIADKLASKGFQMCTHAIGDSANRLMLKIYASALKGKNDRRWRIEHAQIVAPEDVKLFGENSIIPSVQPTHATSDMYWAGQRLGATRLKTAYAYKTLLKQNGWLPLGTDFPVENINPIYTFYAATERKDLKGFPANGFQKENALNRIEALRGMTIWAAKANFEEKEKGSIEPGKYADFVILDKDIMKVKGNALPNVKVLKTYINGEKVYEKK encoded by the coding sequence ATGTTTGCCGTACTTAAAAAAAATACTTCACTACTAATATTGGCTGCGCTACTTGCTGCCTGCCAGCAAAAAAAAGAATATAACGCCGATCTGCTTGTAAAAAACGCACTTGTATATACAGTCGACAGTAACTTTACCACTGCCAATGCCTTTGTAGTAACTAACGGAAAAATAGCAGCCGTAGGCAAACTGGATACACTTGAAAAAAAGTATCTCGCCAAAGAGGTTATTGATGCAGGCGGCAACCCTGTTTATCCCGGCTTTATAGATGCACATACGCATTTTTACGAGTACGGCATGACATTGCAGGAGGTGAATCTTACCGGCACCCAAAGCTGGAACGAGATCATCGACTCGACCATTGTATTCAGTAAACGCAATACCGAAGGCTGGATTATAGGGCACGGATGGGACCAAAACGACTGGAAAGAAAAACAATATCCTGATAAGGCAAAATTAGACTCTTTATTCCCGGTGAGGCCAGTACTGCTATCGCGCATAGACGGGCATGCCGCTATTGCCAACCAGGCCGCTTTGAACATTGCAGGTATAAAACCCGGACAAACCATCAACGGCGGCCAGATTGAGACCATTAAAGGTAAACTTACCGGTATATTAGTTGACAATGCCGTTCAGTTGGTTGAACACAAAATACCGGAACCTACCGAGGCGATGGTTGACCAGGCTTTTGTTGATGCACAGCGCAACTGCTTCGCTGTTGGCCTTACCACGGTTGACGATTGCGGCCTGCCTTATACTATGGTGAATACCATTGCGCAGCTACAACATAAAGGCTCATTGAAGATGCGCATGTATGTGATGCTTTCAGACAATCCGGCCAGTTTTGAGTATTTGTTTAAACGCGGTGCGTTTAAAACCCCACGTCTAAATGTACGTGCATTTAAAGTTTATGCCGATGGCGCATTGGGTTCACGCGGGGCATGTTTGCTGCAACCTTACAGCGACCGTAAGGACTGGAAAGGATTTTTGCGCAGCAAGCCCGAACATTTCCAGGAGATTGCCGATAAACTGGCATCAAAAGGATTTCAGATGTGTACACATGCCATTGGCGATTCTGCAAACAGGCTGATGCTGAAAATTTATGCTTCTGCGCTTAAAGGCAAAAACGACCGCCGCTGGAGAATTGAACACGCACAAATTGTAGCGCCTGAAGACGTAAAGCTTTTCGGCGAAAACAGCATCATCCCTTCTGTACAGCCAACACATGCCACATCTGACATGTACTGGGCCGGGCAGCGTTTAGGTGCAACGCGCTTGAAAACGGCTTACGCCTATAAAACATTGCTTAAACAAAACGGCTGGCTACCGTTAGGAACTGACTTTCCGGTAGAGAACATTAACCCGATATACACGTTCTATGCTGCAACCGAACGCAAGGATTTAAAAGGCTTTCCGGCTAATGGCTTCCAGAAAGAAAATGCTTTAAACCGTATAGAGGCTTTGCGCGGCATGACCATCTGGGCAGCTAAGGCCAATTTTGAGGAAAAGGAAAAAGGAAGTATTGAACCGGGCAAGTATGCAGATTTTGTGATACTTGACAAGGATATTATGAAGGTAAAAGGCAATGCTTTGCCTAATGTGAAGGTGTTAAAAACATATATTAATGGTGAAAAGGTTTATGAAAAAAAATAG